A single genomic interval of Candidatus Cloacimonadota bacterium harbors:
- a CDS encoding adenylate/guanylate cyclase domain-containing protein — MTRYRYFFIPVVLLILVKIVFLLPVFSSLEYKAQDSLFKLRDEREPSGEVVLIAIDDASFSALDMTWPFPRDYHAKLIENLSLAGAKLIVFDVEFTESSRYPEADRLLADTAAKYGNVIFAGKVLHGKTHNDPDQLLTPITPIMEYNIPWGVVNMNSDSDNAIRKYTLFETLDNKAFYSIGVAALGNSRIYQNSWADHIGVAENKLRVAPYRIPIYSHNKAIINYYGPAGTFPALSYASVIDDSTMAMPGYQGLEFDEFYDIAESGILEDKIVLIGATVDELHDKFPTPFGGEWTPGVEIHANFIEMVRNGEYLQGIDPLLFLLIEFILIFLFWFVFRKLKPQLSALALLLLVAMVYLAGYQLFIHQNFLIPMVQPVLAMVLIYIASIICHYLDSLKEKRFIRQAFQQYMAPELVGELLKNPKKLSYGGSLQEISVLFSDIRSFTTYSENHSPEETVNILKEYLTAMVNVIVENKGILDKFVGDEIMALFGTPVPLPNHALSACKVALQMRDVMNELQERWKAEGKEGFEIGIGVNTGFAVVGNLGSEQIFDYTAIGDT, encoded by the coding sequence ATGACTCGATATCGCTATTTTTTTATACCCGTTGTTTTACTAATACTAGTCAAGATAGTTTTTTTGCTTCCGGTCTTCAGTTCTTTAGAATACAAAGCTCAAGATAGCTTGTTCAAACTTCGTGATGAGCGTGAGCCCAGTGGAGAAGTAGTTCTAATTGCCATAGATGACGCCAGTTTTAGCGCTTTGGATATGACGTGGCCCTTTCCGAGAGACTACCATGCCAAACTGATTGAGAATCTTAGTCTCGCTGGCGCTAAACTGATTGTATTCGACGTAGAGTTTACCGAAAGCTCTCGCTATCCCGAAGCAGATAGGCTTTTAGCAGATACTGCAGCAAAATATGGCAATGTAATTTTTGCGGGTAAAGTGTTACATGGTAAAACCCATAACGATCCTGATCAGCTGCTAACACCAATAACACCTATCATGGAATATAACATTCCTTGGGGTGTGGTAAATATGAATTCAGATTCGGACAATGCCATCCGCAAATATACTCTTTTTGAAACCCTAGATAATAAAGCATTTTATAGCATTGGCGTAGCGGCATTGGGCAATAGCCGAATATATCAAAACTCATGGGCAGATCACATAGGTGTGGCGGAGAATAAACTGCGGGTTGCACCATACAGAATTCCAATTTACTCCCATAATAAGGCAATTATCAATTATTACGGACCCGCAGGCACATTCCCTGCTCTATCCTATGCCAGTGTGATAGACGATTCTACTATGGCAATGCCCGGTTATCAGGGTTTAGAATTTGATGAGTTTTATGATATTGCAGAATCGGGAATTCTTGAGGACAAGATTGTTTTAATTGGGGCAACCGTTGATGAACTTCACGATAAATTTCCTACTCCTTTTGGGGGAGAATGGACTCCCGGGGTTGAAATACACGCCAATTTCATCGAGATGGTGCGCAATGGTGAATATCTACAGGGGATTGATCCCTTATTATTTTTATTAATAGAGTTTATCCTGATATTCCTCTTTTGGTTTGTCTTCCGCAAACTAAAACCCCAACTTTCTGCCTTAGCGCTTTTATTATTGGTAGCAATGGTATATTTAGCGGGATATCAATTGTTTATCCACCAAAACTTCCTCATTCCCATGGTTCAACCGGTGCTAGCGATGGTTCTCATTTATATAGCCAGCATCATCTGTCATTATCTGGATTCCCTAAAAGAAAAACGCTTTATTCGCCAAGCATTCCAACAATATATGGCGCCGGAATTGGTAGGGGAACTGCTTAAAAACCCCAAGAAACTTAGCTATGGTGGCTCTTTACAGGAGATTTCCGTTCTGTTTTCGGATATCCGTTCGTTTACTACATATTCCGAAAACCATAGTCCGGAAGAGACAGTTAATATACTTAAAGAATACCTCACTGCTATGGTGAATGTGATTGTGGAAAACAAAGGTATTCTGGATAAATTTGTGGGTGACGAGATTATGGCACTGTTTGGTACGCCGGTGCCTTTGCCCAATCATGCGTTAAGCGCTTGCAAGGTGGCACTTCAGATGCGGGATGTAATGAATGAACTGCAGGAAAGATGGAAAGCAGAGGGCAAAGAAGGGTTTGAGATTGGCATAGGAGTCAATACAGGCTTTGCTGTAGTGGGAAATTTGGGCAGTGAACAGATCTTTGATTACACTGCCATTGGCGATACCAT